attattattattccttttttcttattattgctattaatattattataagttttattttattattacataataataataataatattaataataacataaatgtccttgttgttgctgttgttgttgttgttgttgttgttgttgttgttattattattattattattactactactactacatattttataagggtatttatgtcttttaaaacatatttcatttctattccttaagccaaccaaacactgtaatataattcctaaagtatattccttccgcgaaccaaactatagaatacaattcatattatattccttgcctattccattccttatggaatatcattcctattacctcaaaattcattatgTGAAGCAAACGTGTTGTTAGAGTTTTATTGAGTTACGTACCACTTACGCAAAATTCAttaatcacccagatacaatagtgaacaaaCAAGTGCTAGTTCATTTACTAAACACTTTAGAACCACGAGTACTTCGTACAATGCTACCCTCCTCAGGGTTTTCACAAGCTCTTTTTTGTTATTCTAaatggtgttttttgtattttaataaaataaagtattcGGAAAAATTTAGGAATATCTAATTCTAGAGGTCCCCGAAAAATGACTATTCCTTGCGGAATAGCTCATTTCttgaaataagaaaataaaacgtcaaaatgttaaattgaataagtctattattgataatattatttaattcttGACATATTTCATGAATTAAACTTGTCGTTAGTGaaacaaaaatattgtaaacaataaaaaacaatgaattcaaacttGTGGCTAGTAACTTTATTGATTTTTCCAAGTTGGAATAATTATGGATCCATGGGACCCTAAAGTTGGGAAGAAATTTCATAGTATACATTAATTCTACTACGTAAATAGGAGACTTAGTTATTGTTTGGGaaaaatcattattaatttCACGACTACTGGGCAGTCAGTTGATAGGCCAACAGTACATTACCGTAACGATGTGAGAGAAAGCGTATGAGTAGTCTTTGTTATTAAAGAGGAAAAGTCGAACCATTTACAAAATGTCCCGAGTATTTATACACAGATGGCtagcaaaaaaaataataataataagtttacaAATTTAACCTATGCAACCTTCCTAAATCAAGTATTGAATTCTTTCCTAAAGTATGAGATTCTCTTTCCTAAACTGAGAATGGAAATGGGAGGATATATATGGTAGCAAATCTTCCAATATATGTGCATTAGCCATTAagaatggatatatatatatatatatatatatatatatatatatatatattctaaaaatGAAACTGATACTATACATGAGAAAATTTTCACGCAATTTCAAGTTTCTTTCAATATCTCATAATGTAATTTCATAGAGAGAATGTGAAATGTTTACCAGCTTAATTAATCTATTATGGAGTATATTCTTTCAATGTTCATGTTGGCATGGTGTAATTATCTAAACCGAATAGAGTATACCATGCTAAGTGCTTATCACCATACCAAAAGCAATAACTAATAACGAATACTTAATTTTATCTCTTTATACTCCACAGCAGTCAACGTAACATTTTAATGACATTATACTGACTTGGCCCTCCCGGCTGCTACCCAACAAAATCAAACACACTATAGGATAATAATCAAAgtcaaaattgtattatagaatcttattaagacttcaatattctaatttcaagttaggaatctatattatagaatattgccaatttgtttgcaaactgcaataaagaaacaaattgcctaaagaatttaatgttaaatttccgttagggaaaattgcactttttccccctatattatgtgcttatagcacttttcccccctgtgttattaaagtggcagtttttccccctgaaatgttaaattgacattgttacccttaaaaataattatttcatttattttttcttctccaacaaattattacttataggtatggatgatcacgattcgattcaaacataaccaaacactgtagcaatcataccgaaatagtatggacggttctggttacgattcataaccgaaaaataaaattaaataattgttgaaccgtgaaccggaacttaaccacattcatatatagtaaaaatgatcaaacacttattttgataaatcagtggttcggttccaatttcgattttgaaccgccaatcaaaacttatttatttatttatttatttatttttataattttatttctaatttaaaatagtctaaattcaacaattattttattttattttttcgtttCTGAATCATAaccgtaaccgtaaccgtctatactatttaagttcaattgctacaatgttcgattaggttcgtatcgaactgtgatcttccatacatattagtaataattggttggagaataaaaataaatgaaatggttatttttaagggcaaaaatatcaatttaatattacaagggagaaaactaccacttttaaaataactgaggggaaaaaattgccactttaataacatagggggggaaagtgctataagcacataacatagagggaaaagtgccattttccctttccgttatatttaatggaaaaatttggtaaaattataaaagattaggatatattaggaatttaattggaggttacACAATAAGAAAAGCAcaaaagtacaatatgttaaagcagactattacaccaacatttttttagttccagttaaaggtttaacattattggctcttattataagtgtagataaattaatattgttaaataaattacatttcaaatatttcatttttatattttccaaATTTTGTTGTTGACCAATAGAGCCATGCATTCTAATATTTATTGGTAATATGTTGTGGCGtctaaaataaacaaacaagttAGTAtggttaaataaaaacaaaactgtATAAGAGCGCGCATCCTTGgtattagagttttttttttttcttttgaggagtattaaaaaagagaaaagggaggagaggaaaaaaaaaataaagcaaatatgatttaaaaaaaattaaaaaaaaaagttgtaaacCGCATCAAACGCAACTGACACGCATCCGCTGGGCACAATAATAAGTGGCAGACATGCGTGCCTAATGCGGCTGGTCCATTGCGTCAGTGGATACCATTTACCTGCAAAAATTCATTCCTTGCAATTGAATCccattcttctctctcttcctttctctttcATCCAACTCATTATTCTAAAATCTCTAAAAAAAACCTCTATAATGGATGCTCTAATGTGACTTTGGACCATAATTATAGGCTATACATGGCACTTGTAGAATGGTAGTTaatagagcatccttatcaatggggttatttcacggtaattgaggagtttttctaagtgtgattaggaaagagaaaataggggaagagaaaaaaaaacaaaacaaatcaaactaaaaaaaaataaagaattcaggCTTTGTCAGGCGCGTCTGACGCGCtgtgcacgcgcccgctgggtgCCTTAATTAGATTGTTGCAGCTCACACGACCACTTTTGgttgtttcaaaattttctctttcctccATTTACTGTACTATGAACCCATATTATCCTCAcccttctctctccctctctctctccttcaACACACCATTATCTCTGACATTATCCATGCATAAACCATTGATAGCAATGCCCTAAGAAGTACAGTGAACTTTTTATTTTGCTACAGTACTAGGTGCAGTACACAGTAATTGACCCTCTTTCtctttcatcaacaaaataaaatataaaacatacatGCATGATAGGTAACTGGGgagctttattttatatatattccatCAAATTCTTTTCCCTATTTAATAGGAGTAGCAGGAATCAAGACAAGATCAGTCTTTTTTCCTACAGATATTCCAGGCGTCTCTGTCAGATCAAATGTATCAACAGTAATTCCAGGAGGTAACTTCCAATCAAAGTGGTAAAGCAGGTGTGCTAAAGGAGATAGAGAATTGGCAAAACCAAATGCAAGTCCTGGACATGTTCTCCTTCCACTACCAAAGGGCAAGTATTCAAAGCTGTTCCCCATGAGATCAATTGAACTGTTGTTTTCGAATCTCTCAGGTATAAAACTCTCTGGATCCTTCCAGTACTGAGGATCCCTGCCGATCGCCCACACATTAATGTGTACTCTTGCTTTGAGCGGTATGGTGTATCCGCCCACCACAGTTTCTTCCCTGCACTCCCTGGGAATTAACAAGGGAATTGGAGGATGACACCTCAAAGTTTCTTTCACCACTGAGTTAAGGTATTGTAATTGTTGAATATCATCCTCCTCCAACTTCTCTTTTCCTCTGAAGGCTTCTCTCACCTCAGCTTGCGCTTTGGCAAACACCCGTGGATTTTTCATCATTTCCGACAATGCCCACACTATCGTCGTTGATGATGTCTCGGTTCCTCCTGCAAAAATATCCTGTATGCGAGTCCGTATATATTATGAGTACGTATATAAGTGCGtgcattaattatattatacttctttcgtctcattttatgtgtctgattcggttaatcAGGTTTaactgaatttatttttaattcaatttttataatattacatttagtattaatatactaaatttatatatttagaaactacactcaaaatactattaaatataaaaaaattaaattaaaaaataataaagaaaataaacaaagaagaattaatttgtttgaaaagtAGGAGATAAAAtggaaatattatattatatatatatgatatcacTTACGAGGAATACGCCTTTGATAATGTCGTGGGTGATAGGCAGTTGATGGCCTCCGTTTTTCTGAAGTTTGACGAGGACACCAATTATATCTTCACCTTCATCATCATCTCCTAACTCGCCACTTTCTAACTTCATTTCGTGTTCTTTAATGATGTTCTCGATAATTGGATCTACTTTACGGTGAACTTGCAGCATCCTATTCTTGTTCCCGCAGATGGAGTGAAGAAGCTTCCAGGAGGGAAACGTATCCGCGAACTCGAAGCTTCCCAGCAACCCCGATATCTCTTCCAATAGCTCAACTAATTCCTCTCTCCCACTGAATACACTACCTAGTtaagtaaaataaaatcaacCTGCTTACTCCAAAAACCAGTAATCCCCCAACTTTGAGTATCAGACTTAACTGACATTGATTTAATAATTCTCCCTCCTAGCACCCTTACTACTTATGTCAAAAGCTATATTTAACTTTTTATATTGCTTGAGATGATAGACTTAACCCTTTTACCCATTTTCGCCCAATAATCTCCTAGCCAccggtgctagacttggcctttatcGGCCTCTGTCCAAGTAACGAATTAATTATAAGTTGCCACCATATATCATCAtctaaattgattaattataatattccctccatctcattttatgtgtctagttcggttaacgaggctggactgaaattatttttaatttaacttttcataatattatgtttaatattaatatacaaaatttatatatttagaaactatactaaaagtactattaaacaaaaaaattcaaatttaaaaaacaagtaaaaaatattaaagaaaataaacaaaagaaaaagagttgatttgaatagtaagtagaacagataaaataaaatgggacagagagatAAATTGATTACCCAATGCGGATCTA
This region of Ipomoea triloba cultivar NCNSP0323 chromosome 15, ASM357664v1 genomic DNA includes:
- the LOC116006210 gene encoding premnaspirodiene oxygenase-like encodes the protein MEAAIINFISFAFFLCFLILVHTQWKKKAKSSGKLPPGPWKLPIIGNLLHLMSGSLPAHRVLSDLAKRYGSSSGLMLLKLGEIPAVIVSSRDMAKEFLRTHDLAFASRPELTASKILFYNCWDVALSPYGDHWRQIRKICVTELLNPKIVRSFGSIRSDEIHRLLAHLRSSLGRPVNMSQRIALFMSSLTCRSALGSVFSGREELVELLEEISGLLGSFEFADTFPSWKLLHSICGNKNRMLQVHRKVDPIIENIIKEHEMKLESGELGDDDEGEDIIGVLVKLQKNGGHQLPITHDIIKGVFLDIFAGGTETSSTTIVWALSEMMKNPRVFAKAQAEVREAFRGKEKLEEDDIQQLQYLNSVVKETLRCHPPIPLLIPRECREETVVGGYTIPLKARVHINVWAIGRDPQYWKDPESFIPERFENNSSIDLMGNSFEYLPFGSGRRTCPGLAFGFANSLSPLAHLLYHFDWKLPPGITVDTFDLTETPGISVGKKTDLVLIPATPIK